The genomic interval AAGTCGCCGCTCGAGTTCCGGAGCGTCGGCGGACCATCGCGGCCCGATGCATTCCTCCCAAGACTTTCTCTCCGCGGCCACCCCAGGCCTGCGGAGACTTTTTGCAGCCAGCGGGACTTTCGCGACCGAAATTGATATTTATTAAAATGCCAAACCGTGGATTGATCTACGTTTGCCGTCTCGCGGAGACCGACCATGGGGCGCATTCGTCCTCCGGACCCGACGGCAGCGCAGGACCGCGCCGTCGCAGCCACGCTCTGCGTGCTGGTTCTGCTGCAATGTCTGACGCTGATCGCAAGCCTGCTCTGGCTCTGAGTGTCTCTCGCAAACCGCCCGATACGCCGCATTGCCCGGAACGGAGGCGGTCGGTGAGCGGGAGTTTCATGAGGCACTCCGAATCCGGCGCCGCGCGATTCCCGAACGGAACCGCGCGGCCCCGTCATCAGCGGCTGGGATAGTTCGGGCTCTCGCGGGTGATCGTCACGTCGTGGACGTGGCTCTCGCGCAGACCGGCATTGGTGATGCGCACGAACTGCGCCCGCTCCTGGAAGTCCGGCACCGTCGGGGCGCCGACATAGCCCATCGCCGCGCGCAGCCCCCCGGCGAGCTGGTGCAGCACCGCCGCGACCGGGCCCTTGTAGGGCACCTGCCCCTCGATTCCCTCGGGCACGAGCTTGTGGGTATCGTTGACCTCGGCCTGAAAGTAGCGGTCGGCCGAGCCGCGCGCCATCGCGCCGACCGAGCCCATGCCGCGATAGCTCTTGTAGGAGCGGCCCTGGTAGAGGAACACCTCGCCCGGTGCCTCGTCGGTGCCCGCGAGCAGCGAGCCGAGCATCGCCACCGAGGCACCGGCCGCGATCGCCTTGGCGAGATCGCCCGAGAACTTGATGCCGCCGTCGGCGATCACCGGCACGTCGGCGCCATGCGCCGCCTCGACCGCTTCCATGAGCGCTGTGAGCTGGGGCACGCCGACGCCGGCGACGATGCGGGTGGTGCAGATCGAGCCCGGTCCGATGCCGACCTTGATCGCGTCGGCACCTGCATCGATCAGGGCGCGGGCACCCTCGGCGGTGGCGACGTTGCCGGCGATGATCTGCACGGCGTTGGAGAGCTGCTTCACCCGGGCGACGCTGTCGAGCACCTTGCGGGAATGGCCGTGGGCGGTGTCGACGACGACCACGTCGCAGCCCGCATCGATCAGGCGCTCGGCCCGCTCGAAGCCGGCATCGCCCGTGGTGGTCGCCGCCGCGACCCGCAGCCGCCCCTGCTCGTCCTTGACGGCATTGGGATAGGTAACCTGCTTCTCGATGTCCTTGACGGTGATGAGGCCGATGCAACGGTAGTGGTCATCGACCACGAGCAGCTTCTCGATGCGGAATTGATGCAGCAGCCGCTTGGCCTCGTCCTGCGTCACGCCCTCGCGCACGGTGATGAGCCGGTCGCGGGTCATGAGCTCGGCCACGGGCTGACCGGCATTGGTCGCGAAGCGCACGTCGCGGTTGGTCAGGATGCCGACGAGCTTGCCGCGCGAGCCGTTGGGGCCGCGCTCGACCACCGGGATACCGGAGATCCGGTTCCTCTTCATCACCTCGAAGGCGTCGGCGAGGGTCTCGTCGGGGTGGATGGTGATCGGGTTGAGCACCATGCCGGACTCGTACTTCTTGACGAGGCGGACCTGCTCGGCCTGCTCGGCCGGCTCGAGATTGCGGTGGATGACGCCGAGACCGCCGTTCTGGGCCATGGCGATGGCCATCGGCGCCTCGGTGACGGTGTCCATCGCCGAGGCGATGATCGGCATGTTGAGCCGGATCGTGCGGGTGAGGCGGCTGCCGATATCGACCTCGCCCGGCATAACCGACGAGGCGGCGGGGCGCAGCAGCACGTCGTCGAAGGTCAGGCCCTCGATGATCGAGTCAGCGCTGATACGGGCCATGGAAACCAACTCCGGAGACGAGTGTTGCGCCGGGCCGGAAGGTCGCGGCCAGCGGGATCGGGTTGGCAGGGGCCAGTATCATGGGCGCCCGGCGCACGCAAAGCCGGCGCGTCCATTCGCGGTGCATGGCTGACCGGCAATCCGCAGCGCCCGGCACGTCTCGTGGCGAACGGCAACACACCGTTAACCCTTACGTTCCAACATCCGGGCTCGCCGTCCGCGTCTCTTCGCGGGACCGGCCGGCTGGAGACGAGCCCCTCGCCATGATGTCGCGCGCCGAACGCAGCCCCCTCGCGGATTGGTGGTGGACGGTCGATCGCGGCCTTCTGGCCGGCCTCGGCTGCCTGATGGTGGCCGGTCTCGTCTTCCTGATGGGTGGCGGACCGCCGGTGGCCGAACGCATCGGCCTGCCGACCTTCTACTTCCTCAACCGGCAGGCGATGTATCTCGCCCCCACCATCCTGCTCATCATCGCCGTGTCGTTCCTGTCGGTGCGCCACATCCGGCGCTTCGCCCTGGTGACGTGGCTGCTCGGCGTGGTGCTCTGCATCCTCGCCGGCAAGTTCGGCCCCGAGATCAAGGGCGCACATCGCTGGATCCAGTTCGGCTCCTTCGGCCTCCAGCCCTCGGAATTCGTGAAGCCCGCCTTCGTGGTCGTCACCGCCTGGGCCTTCTCGGAGGGTGCCAACCGCCGCGACATGCCCGGCGTCATCTTCGCGTTCATGCTGCTGCCGATGACCATCGTGCCGCTGATCCTCCAGCCGGATTTCGGCCAGACCATGCTGATCACGATGGTGTGGTGCACCCTGTTCTTCGTCGCCGGGCTGCACTGGTTCTGGGTGGCGGGTCTCGGATTTGCCGGCATCGTCGGTGTCTTCACCGCCTACACCTTCCTCCACCACGTCCGCGAGCGCATCAACCGCTTCATGGATCCTGAATCGGGCGACAGTTTCCAAGAGGTCTGGTCGCGCGAATCGTTCAATTCCGGCGGCTGGTTCGGCACCGGCCCCGGTGAGGGCGTGGCCAAGCGCCATCTGCCCGACGCGCATACCGATTTCATCTTCTCGGTCACCGGCGAGGAATTCGGCGTGCTGGTCTGCCTGGGCCTCGTGGCACTCTTCGCCTACATCGTCATCCGCGGGCTGAAGCTCGCGCGCCGCACCGACGATACCTTCACGAGGCTCGCCATCACCGGTCTGACGACGCTCTTCGGCCTGCAGGCCTGCATCAACATGGCGGTGAACACGCAGCTCATGCCGGCCAAGGGCATGACTCTGCCGTTCGTCTCCTACGGCGGCTCCTCGCTGATCTCGCTGGCGCTCGGGATGGGCTTCCTCGTAGCGCTCACGCGCAAGCGCCCCCGCACCACGGCTGTCAACCAGCGCCCGCCCGGCACCATGCCCTCGGCCGTTCCGGGACTGATGCAGTGACCGTCTTCACCCCCCTGGTTCTCGTCTGCGCGGGTGGCACCGGCGGTCACCTGTTCCCGGCCCAGAGCCTCGCCTACGCCCTGAAGGATCGCGGGATTCGCGTCGCGCTCGCCACCGATGCCCGCGTCGATTCGATCGCGGGCGATTTCCCGGCGGAAGAGATCGTCACCATCGCCTCGGCGACACCTTCGGGCCGCTCGGTGCTGCGCCGGGCCGGCGCCGTCGTCACGCTCGGCCGAGGCTTCGGCCAGGCCGCCCGCGCCGTGCGGCGGCTCAACCCGGCGGCGGTCGTCGGCTTTGGCGGCTACCCCACCGTGCCGCCGATGCTGGCGGCGCAGCTTCTGCGGGTCCCGACCATCCTGCACGAGCAGAACGCGGTGATGGGCCGGGCCAACGGCTTCCTCGCCAAGGGCGCGCGCGTCATCGCCACCGGCTTCAAGGAGGTGCGCGGCGTCCCCGAGAAGGCGACCGCGCGCCGCGTCCATACCGGGAACCCGATCCGCCCCGCGGTGCTCGCCGTGGCCGAGACGCCCTATCCGTCCCTCGATGCGAACGCGCCGCTCCGGCTCCTCGTGTTCGGCGGCAGCCAGGGCGCCCGCGTGATGAGCGAGGTGGTGCCGGCAGCGATTGAAAAGCTGCCGCAAGACCTTCGCGCCCGCCTCCACCTCGTGCAGCAGGCGCGGCCCGAGGATCTGACCGCGACGCAGAACCGCTACCTCGCCATGGGGCTCGGCGGGATCGAGGCGGCCCCCTTCTTCAAGGATCTGCCCGGCCGCATGGCGAGCGCCCATCTCGTGGTGGCGCGCTCCGGCGCCTCGACGGTCTCCGAACTCGCCGCCATCGGCCGGCCCGCCATCCTCGTGCCGCTGCCCGGAGCGCTGGATCAGGATCAGGCGGCCAACGCCGCGACGCTGGCCCAGATCGGCGCCGCGCTCTCGATTCCGCAGAGCGCCTTCACTCCCGATCGGCTCGCCGCCGAGCTGGTGGATCTGTTCGAAGCACCGCGGAAATTGACCCAGGCCGCCGCTGCGGCCAAAACCGCCCGCATCCTCGACGCGGCCGACCGCCTCGCCGCGCTCGTCGCCGAGACGGCGGCCGCGACCTGAAATCAGCGGCAAGCCCGAACGGCTTGCCGCGTCCGGCCGACGGCCGCCCCGCACGCGCGGAGTTCGACGATCCGTGATCGTCGGATTCCGGAACGAGACGGCCGGGGCTCGTCAGTGCCCCGGACTCAAAAGGTTTTCGATATGAAGCTGCCCGAAAAGCTCGGCCCCATCCACTTCATCGGCATCGGCGGCATCGGCATGTCCGGCATCGCCGAGGTCATGGCCAATCTCGGCTATACGGTGCAGGGCTCGGACGCGAACGACAACGCCAATGTCCGGCGGCTGGCCGAGAACGGCATCCGCACCTTCGTCGGCCACCGGGCCGAGAACGTCGAGAACGCGGCCCTCGTCGTGGTCTCCACCGCGATCCGCCGCGACAACCCGGAGCTGATCGAAGCCCGCGAGCGCCGTCTGCCGGTGGTGCGCCGCGCCGAGATGCTGGCCGAGCTGATGCGCTTCAAGTCCTGCGTCGCGGTGGCCGGCACCCACGGCAAGACCACCACGACCTCGCTCGTCGCCACCCTGCTCGACGCCGGCAACCTCGACCCGACCGTCATCAACGGCGGCATCATCAACGCCTACGGCACCAATGCCCGCATGGGTGCCGGCGACTGGATGGTGGTCGAGGCCGACGAATCCGACGGCACTTTCCTCAAGCTGCCAGCGGATGTCGCCATCGTCACCAACATCGACCCCGAGCATCTCGACCATTTCGGCTCGTTCGAGGCGATCAAAGACGCCTTCCGGCGCTTCATCGACAACATCCCGTTCTACGGCTTTGCCGTGATGTGCATCGATCACCCGATCGTGCAGGATCTGGTCGGCCACATCGAGGACCGGCGCATCATCACCTACGGCGAGAACCCGCAGGCCGACGTGCGCCTCATCGACATCGATCTGAAGGGCGGCCAGAGCCGCTTCCGGGTGATGATCCGCGACCGCCGCCCCGGCTTCCGCATGGAGATCGAGGATCTCGTCCTGCCGATGCCCGGCCGCCACAACGCGCTCAACGCCACGGCAGCGCTGGCGGTGGCCCACGAACTCGGCGTGCCGTCGGACGCGATCCGCAAGGCGCTGGCCGGCTTCGGCGGCGTCAAGCGCCGCTTCACCCGCACGGGCGAGTGGAACGGCGCGACCATCTTCGACGATTACGGCCACCACCCGGTGGAGATCCAGGCGGTGCTGCGCGCGGCCCGCGCCTCGACCGACGGCCGGGTCATCGCCATCGTGCAGCCCCACCGCTACACCCGGCTTCAGTCGCTGTTCGAGGATTTCTGCACCTGCTTCAACGACGCCGACACGGTGATCGTCGCCCCGGTCTACGCGGCGGGCGAGGCACCGATCGAGGGTATCGACCGCGATTCGCTGATTGCCGGCCTGAAGGCCCGCGGCCACCGCGACGCGGTCGCCCTGGAGCGCCCGGAGGATCTGGCCCGCCTGGTGTCCGGCCGCGCCGGCTCGAACGACTACGTCGTGTGCCTGGGCGCCGGCACGATCACCCAATGGGCCTACGCGCTGCCGGGAGAGCTGGCGGCTTTGCAGGGATGACGCGGGTACGCCCGCCTCACGCGCCGGCCGCCTCGGGTGCCAGATCCTCGACATCGACGTCGAGGGCGCGCGCGAGCCGCTGGTAGAGGGCGGGCTCGGCCGTGACTCCACCCCGCTCGATCTCAGCCAGCAGGCTCGGCTCGACCGCGCAAAGTTGCGCGAGCACGTCGGCAGCAACGCCGCGCCGGCCCCGCCAGAAGGCAAGGGGGCTCGGCGCCCGGCGCAAGGCAGCCAAGTCGTCCTCGCTCAGCAATTCTTCCTCGTCAGCCGCCAGCCGGCGCTCGGAAGCGTCGAGCGTACGCGTATCGAGCATGTCCTCGGCCAACTCCCTCAGCCGCTCGAACTCGGCCTCGGGCAGGATGACGATCGCCTCGCCGGAGGGCGTGCGGGTCCGCACGATGGTCATGGTGCCTCTCCTACCCGTAGATCGAGCCCCTGGGACCGACCTCGTGGACAATGATCCGATCCGCTTCGATGGTGAAGAGCACCCGCCAATCCCCGACCCGCAGGCGGTATCGGTCGTCGCCACCCTTGAGGGCTTTGACGTTGTTGGAGAGTGCGGACGGATCGTCGGCGAGTTGACGAAGTTTGCCGCGAATCCATTCCTCGGTATTCCGCGGCATCCGACTCAAGGCGCGAGCGGCGGCGCGGGTGAAAACCAAGCTCCGTCCCACCGCGGTCCTCCGCCAGAATCGACAGATACGAGCGACAGGTTAGCATGACCGCGCACTCCCTCATCGACGCGATCCGCGCCGCCGCGCCCGAACTTCGCGGCCGCCTCCTCGAAAACCAGTCGCTCGCCGACCTGACGTGGTTCCGCGTCGGCGGGCCGGCGCAGGTGCTGTTCAGCCCGGCGGACGAGGAGGATCTGTCCGCCTTCCTCACCGCCCTCGATCCGTCCGTGCCGGTGACGGTGATCGGGCTTGGCTCGAACCTGATCGTGCGCGACGGCGGCATTCCCGGCGTGACGATCCGGCTCGGCGGCAAGGCTTTCGGCTCGGTCGAGATCGACGGCGAGACGATCCGCTCCGGCACGGCCGTGCCCGACATGCGGCTCGCCAAGGCGGCGGCGGAAGCCAGCCTCGACGGGCTCGCCTTCTTCCGCGGCATCCCCGGCTCCGTCGGCGGCGCGCTTCGGATGAATGCCGGAGCGCATGGCGGCGAGACCACCGACGTGCTGGTGGAGGTCCGCGGCATCGACCGGACGGGGGAGGTCCGCCGCTTCACCCATGCCGAGATGGGGTTCCGCTATCGCCACTCCTCGGCACCGGACGACGTGATCTTCACGGGCGCGACCTTCCGCGGCCGCCCCGGCAACCGCGAGGCGATCGAGGCGGAGATGGAGCGGGTGACCGCCGCCCGCGAGGCCGCCCAGCCGATCCGCGAGCGCACCGGCGGCTCGACCTTCAAGAATCCGGAGGGCGGCAAGGCCTGGCAGCTCATCGACGCCGCCGGCTGCCGCGGGCTGATCCTGGGCGGAGCCCAGGTCTCGGAGATGCACTGCAACTTCCTGATCAACCGCGGCGGCGCCACCGCCGCCGACATCGAGGGGCTCGGCGAGGAGGTACGCCGCCGGGTGCGCGAACATTCGGGCTTCGAGCTGCACTGGGAGATCAAGCGCATCGGCGTCGCGGCTTCGCTCGCCTGACGGACAGCCCGCGTCGAGACCGGAGGACGCATCGCTCATGGCTTCGATCGACCCCACAGCCCTGACCGAGCATCTCGGCAGGCTCGTCGATGACATCGCCGTTGAGGCCGACACCGCTCGGACGGGTGGCGACATCCTGCGCCTGCGCGACCGGCTCAACCGCGAGCGGGACGGCGTCACCATCGAGGATGGCATCGCGTTGCGCGGCAGCCGGCTCCTCGGTGAGGAGGCCTGATTGTCTCGCCAACACATCGTGCGCCCGTTGCGCTCAACCAGCCCTGAAAGGCTCTAGCCGATGTCCAAGCACGTCGCCGTCCTGATGGGCGGCTGGTCTTCCGAGCGGGAAATCTCGCTTCGCTCCGGCAATGCCTGCGCCGAGGCGCTGGAAGGGGAGGGGTATCGCGTCACCCGCGTCGATGTCGGGCCCGACATCGCCACGGTGCTGACCGAGCTGCGGCCCGATGTAGCGCTCAACGCGCTGCACGGCCCGGCCGGCGAGGACGGCACGATCCAGGGCCTCCTGGAGATCCTGAAGATCCCCTACACCCATTCCGGCGTGCTGGCCTCGGCGCTCGCCATGCACAAGGAGCGTGCCAAAACGGTCATGCGCGCGGCCGGTGTGAGCGTCCCTGAGGGCCGGGTCGTTAACCGTCATGATGCGGCGAAGTCACACCCGTTAACCCCTCCCTATGTCGTGAAGCCGATCGCCGAGGGCTCCTCGATGGGGGTCATCATCGTGCGCGAGGAGCGCTCGCACCCGCCCCAGATCCTGGCCTCCGACGAATGGGTCTACGGCGAGGAAGTCCTTGCGGAGACTTACGTTGCCGGCCGCGAGCTGACCTGCGCGGTGCTGGGCGACCGGGCCCTCGGAGTCACCGAGATCAAGCCCGTTTCGGGGGAGTGGTACGACTTCGATGCGAAGTACGCCGGAGGGGGGTCGATCCACGTCCTCCCCGCCGATCTTAAACTAAATATTTACCAGCGTGTCCAAGAGTTGGCGTTAACGGCGCATCAAGCACTGGGATGTCGTGGCGTCAGCCGTGCCGACCTTCGTTACGACGACACGCCGGGTGGAACCGGCGCTCTCGTCGTCCTCGAGGTCAATACGCAGCCAGGGATGACCCAGACGAGCCTTGTGCCGGAGATCGCGGCCCACGCAGGCCAGAGTTTCGGTGAACTCGTCCGATGGATGGTGGAGGACGCTTCTCTCAACCGCTGAACGCAGCCGGTAACCCCGGCAGCGGCGGGATCCTTGCGGGCTTACGGCTCCCGAAGATCCTCAGGCGGTTCTCGTCGGCGCGTCGGCTCCGGCCGGCGGTGCCGATCGAGGCACGCGTGCCGCGGCTCGCGGGCACGGCGCTGGTCGCCGGGCTTGCCGGCACCGTCGCGCTGACCGGCTTCGTCATGAGCGGACGCTACGATAGCTTCGTCGCCGAGAACGGCCGGCCGCTCGACATCGTCGCGCGGATCGCCGGCTTCGGCGTCGAACGGGTGACCATCACCGGTCTGTCGCGGATGTACGAGCGCGAGGTGCTGAGCACCGCCGGCATCGACTGGCGCTCCTCCGTGCCGTTCCTCGACGTCGATGGCGTGCGCGATCGTCTGCTCGCCGAGAAGCTGATCGCCAGCGCCTCCGTGCGGAAGCTCTACCCCAACGAGATCGTCATCAATCAGGTCGAGCGCGAGCCCGCCGCGCTCTGGCAGCAGAACGGCGAGATCCAGGTGATCGCCGCCGACGGCAAGGTGATCGATGACCTGCGCGACGAGCGTTACGTCAACCTGCCGCTCGTCGTCGGCGCGGGCGCCAACGAGCGCCTCAAGGAATATCTCGCGCTGATCGAGGCGGCCGGTCCGCTCGGATCGCGCATCCGCGCCGGCACCTACGTCTCCGGCCGGCGCTGGACGCTCAAGCTCGACGGCGTCGACATCCGCCTGCCCGAGGCCGACCCCGCCGACGCGCTCGCCCGGCTGGTGCGGCTCGAGCGGGAGAGCAAGATTCTGGAGAAGGACATCATCGCGGTGGACCTGCGCATGGCCGACCGCGTCGTGGTGCGCCTGACCGAGGAGGCTGCGGCCGCCCGGGCGGAGAGCCGCAAGAAGCCGAAGAAGGGGACCGCGACATGAGCGCGTTCCGCCCCGCCGCACTCTCCTCCGTGCCCTGTCGCGTATCCGCCGAGTAGCGTCCGATGCAGACCCATCACGGCCTCACGCCGCGCCTGAAACCGCTTTCCGCCCGTCGGAGCGCGACGATGTCGGTGCTCGACATCGGCACCAGCAAGGTCGTCTGCCTCATCGCCGAGCTGCAGCCGGCCGAGGCAATGTCGACGCTGCGCGGGCGCACCCATCTCGCCCGCATCATCGGCATCGGCCACCAGCGCTCGCTCGGGCTCAAGGGCGGCGCCATCGTCGATCTGGAGGCCGCCGAGGGCGCGATCCGTCAGGCGGTCCACGCCGCCGAGCGGATGGCCAAGGCCGAGGTCCAGTCGGTCATCGTCAACATTTCCGGCGGGCGCATCGCCTCGCAGCATTTCGAGGCGCGGGTGAACGTCCGCTCCGGCACCGTCACCGGCTCCGACGTCGAGCGGGTGCTGGAGACCGCGAGCGCCCACGGCGTCAGCCCCGGCCGGGCGGTGCTGCATGCCCTGCCGACCGGCTACGCGCTGGATGGGCAGGGCGCGGTGATCGACCCGTCCGGCATGATCGGCAACGCACTCGGCGTCGATCTTCACGTCGTCACCGCCGAGGCGGCCGCCGCGCGCAACCTGATGCTGGCGGTCGAGCACTGCCATCTCGGCGTCGATGCGGTGATCGCCACGCCCTACGCCGCCGGCCTCTCGGCGCTCGTGGACGACGAGGCCGAACTCGGCTGCGCCGTCGTGGATATGGGCGGCGGCACCACCAGCGTCGGCGTCTTCATGGGCGGCCACCTCGTCCATTGCGACGCCGTCGCGGTCGGCGGCCACCACGTCACCATGGATATCGCCCGCGGGCTCTCGACCCGCGTCTCCGTCGCCGAGCGGCTGAAGACCCTCTACGGCTCGGCCATCGCCACGGCCTCCGACGAGCGGGACATGATCGCCGTGCACGGCGTCGGCGAGGACGAGGGCGAGGCGCCCGGCCACGTGCCGCGCTCGCAGCTCGTGCGTATCGTCAAGCCGCGGGTCGAGGAGGTGCTCGAACTGGTGCGCGACCGCCTGCGCAACGCGGGCTTCGGCGCCCAGGCCGGTCGCCGGGTGGTGCTCACGGGCGGCGCGAGCCAGCTCGTCGGCATGCCGGAGACGGCCCGCCGCATCCTTCAGGGACAGGTCCGGATCGGGCGCCCGCTCGGCATCCGCGGCCTGCCGGAAGCCGCCAAGGGGCCCGCCTTCTCGGCCTCGGTCGGCCTGCTGGTCTACCCGCAGGTGGCGCATGCGGAGCATTTCGAGCCGCGGGGGCAGGGCGCCTTCGCCGGCACGGGAACGGACGGCTACTTCTCGCGGGTCGGTCGCTGGATCCGGGAAAGTTTCTAGGGCGATGTCGCGCGTCGGGTTTCCGGTTCGCGTGAAGACATCGCGATAAAACAACGACTTGGAGGCGTCCCCGACCCCACCGGACGGGGAACGGCTCCAACAGAACGACCCCGCGCCGCCGCGAGGCCAGCGCGGGACAAGCAAGACAGGGCAGGCGTCACAAGGCGTCGTTCAGGCAATCGAAAGTCACGAAGGGTTCGACCACATGGCCATCTCTCTTCAGGCTCCGGACATCCGGGAACTCAAGCCCCGCATCACGGTGTTCGGCGTCGGCGGCGCGGGCGGTAACGCCGTCAACAACATGATCGAGTCGGGGCTGCTCGGCTGCGAGTTCGTCGTGGCCAACACCGACGCCCAGGCGCTCACCTCCTCGAAGGCCGAGCGCGTGATCCAGATGGGCATCGGCGTGACCCAGGGCCTCGGCGCCGGCTCGCACCCCGAGGTCGGCTCGGCAGCCGCCGAGGAGGTGATCGACGAGATCCGCGATCAGCTCTCGGGCGCGCACATGGCCTTCATCACCGCCGGCATGGGCGGCGGCACCGGCACCGGCGCGGCCCCGGTCATCGCCCGCGCGGCGCGTGACATGGGCATCCTGACGGTCGGCGTCGTGACCAAGCCGTTCCAGTTCGAGGGCATGCGCCGGATGCGCACGGCCGAGGCCGGCATCCAGGAGCTTCAGGCGGCGGTCGATACCCTGATCGTCATCCCGAACCAGAACCTGTTCCGGGTCGCCAACGAGAAGACCACCTTCGCCGACGCCTTCGCCATGGCCGACCAAGTGCTCTACTCGGGTGTCGCCTGCATCACCGACCTCATGGTCAAGGAAGGCCTGATCAACCTCGACTTCGCCGACGTGCGCGCGATCATGCGCGGCATGGGCAAGGCGATGATGGGCACCGGCGAGGCCTCCGGCGAGAACCGCGCCAACCGCGCGGCGGAAGCGGCGATCGCCAACCCGCTCCTCGACGACGTCTCGATGAAGGGTGCCCGCGGCCTGCTGATCTCGATCACCGGCGGCTCCGACCTGACCCTCTACGAACTCGACGAAGCCGCCACCCGCATCCGCGAGGAGGTCGATTCCGACGCCAACATCATCCTCGGCGCCACCTTCGACGAAAGCCTCGACGGCATCATCCGCGTCTCGGTGGTCGCCACCGGCATCGAGCCGGCGCTGATCTCGGCCGATTCCCCGAACAACCCGGAAATCGCCCAGACCGAGCAGCGCATCGCCGAGGTCGCCGAGCGTCTGCGCTCCGAGGCCCGCGCCCGCGCCTCCGCCGCCCTGAGCCCCGCCTCGACGCATCAGCCGGCACAGCAGAGCGGCCATCAGCCGTCCCACCGCCCCGGCCCCGAGCCGCTGCTCGCCCCGAACGCGGGCCCGCGGGCCATGCTGTCGGAGCCGGTGGCTCCGGAGCCGATGCGCGCCGAACCCGCCCCGGCGATGCACCACCATGATGTCGTGCTGACCCAGGCGCCGGCCCGCGCCGCCGTCCCGGCCTACGAGCCGCCGGCCCCCGCCCAGCTCCAGGAGCCCGCTCAGGCCGCGAACGGCCCCTACGTGCCGCCGCGTCCGCAGCTCGCCCGCCCGCCGCGGATGCCGCAGATCTCGGACCTGCCGCCCCACACCCAGGCGCAGATCCTCAAGAGCCGCGGCGAGGAGCCCCAGCCGGAGCCGAACCAGGATTCCAAGCGCATGACCCTGCTGCGCCGGCTCGCCACGGTCGGTTTCGGCGGTCGCCGCGAGGAGGCCGAGGCTGCTCCGGTGCCGGCGCCCCGCGCCGCCGCTCCGGCTCCGGTCGCCGCGCCCCGCGTCGAGCCGGCCCTGCGGGCGCCCGCGCCCCAGGCGCCGCAGTACCGCCCCGCTCAAGGCAATCTGGACGCGCAGGGCCGTGCCCTGCCGCCGCGGATGATGGAAGACGACCAGCTCGAAATCCCGGCCTTCCTTCGCCGCCAAGCGAACTGAAACGCGACCTGAAACAACGATTGCCTGTGGATCGATGGGGGCAACGCGGCCTCCATCGACCCTCATCGGGGTAATTCGGCCACAGACCCGGAACCGCAAGGTTCCGGGTTTAGCTACTTGTTAAGACACTGATCAGAAAATGCTTTT from Methylobacterium sp. AMS5 carries:
- the guaB gene encoding IMP dehydrogenase yields the protein MARISADSIIEGLTFDDVLLRPAASSVMPGEVDIGSRLTRTIRLNMPIIASAMDTVTEAPMAIAMAQNGGLGVIHRNLEPAEQAEQVRLVKKYESGMVLNPITIHPDETLADAFEVMKRNRISGIPVVERGPNGSRGKLVGILTNRDVRFATNAGQPVAELMTRDRLITVREGVTQDEAKRLLHQFRIEKLLVVDDHYRCIGLITVKDIEKQVTYPNAVKDEQGRLRVAAATTTGDAGFERAERLIDAGCDVVVVDTAHGHSRKVLDSVARVKQLSNAVQIIAGNVATAEGARALIDAGADAIKVGIGPGSICTTRIVAGVGVPQLTALMEAVEAAHGADVPVIADGGIKFSGDLAKAIAAGASVAMLGSLLAGTDEAPGEVFLYQGRSYKSYRGMGSVGAMARGSADRYFQAEVNDTHKLVPEGIEGQVPYKGPVAAVLHQLAGGLRAAMGYVGAPTVPDFQERAQFVRITNAGLRESHVHDVTITRESPNYPSR
- a CDS encoding putative peptidoglycan glycosyltransferase FtsW, with protein sequence MMSRAERSPLADWWWTVDRGLLAGLGCLMVAGLVFLMGGGPPVAERIGLPTFYFLNRQAMYLAPTILLIIAVSFLSVRHIRRFALVTWLLGVVLCILAGKFGPEIKGAHRWIQFGSFGLQPSEFVKPAFVVVTAWAFSEGANRRDMPGVIFAFMLLPMTIVPLILQPDFGQTMLITMVWCTLFFVAGLHWFWVAGLGFAGIVGVFTAYTFLHHVRERINRFMDPESGDSFQEVWSRESFNSGGWFGTGPGEGVAKRHLPDAHTDFIFSVTGEEFGVLVCLGLVALFAYIVIRGLKLARRTDDTFTRLAITGLTTLFGLQACINMAVNTQLMPAKGMTLPFVSYGGSSLISLALGMGFLVALTRKRPRTTAVNQRPPGTMPSAVPGLMQ
- the murG gene encoding undecaprenyldiphospho-muramoylpentapeptide beta-N-acetylglucosaminyltransferase, which translates into the protein MTVFTPLVLVCAGGTGGHLFPAQSLAYALKDRGIRVALATDARVDSIAGDFPAEEIVTIASATPSGRSVLRRAGAVVTLGRGFGQAARAVRRLNPAAVVGFGGYPTVPPMLAAQLLRVPTILHEQNAVMGRANGFLAKGARVIATGFKEVRGVPEKATARRVHTGNPIRPAVLAVAETPYPSLDANAPLRLLVFGGSQGARVMSEVVPAAIEKLPQDLRARLHLVQQARPEDLTATQNRYLAMGLGGIEAAPFFKDLPGRMASAHLVVARSGASTVSELAAIGRPAILVPLPGALDQDQAANAATLAQIGAALSIPQSAFTPDRLAAELVDLFEAPRKLTQAAAAAKTARILDAADRLAALVAETAAAT
- the murC gene encoding UDP-N-acetylmuramate--L-alanine ligase produces the protein MKLPEKLGPIHFIGIGGIGMSGIAEVMANLGYTVQGSDANDNANVRRLAENGIRTFVGHRAENVENAALVVVSTAIRRDNPELIEARERRLPVVRRAEMLAELMRFKSCVAVAGTHGKTTTTSLVATLLDAGNLDPTVINGGIINAYGTNARMGAGDWMVVEADESDGTFLKLPADVAIVTNIDPEHLDHFGSFEAIKDAFRRFIDNIPFYGFAVMCIDHPIVQDLVGHIEDRRIITYGENPQADVRLIDIDLKGGQSRFRVMIRDRRPGFRMEIEDLVLPMPGRHNALNATAALAVAHELGVPSDAIRKALAGFGGVKRRFTRTGEWNGATIFDDYGHHPVEIQAVLRAARASTDGRVIAIVQPHRYTRLQSLFEDFCTCFNDADTVIVAPVYAAGEAPIEGIDRDSLIAGLKARGHRDAVALERPEDLARLVSGRAGSNDYVVCLGAGTITQWAYALPGELAALQG
- a CDS encoding helix-turn-helix transcriptional regulator: MTIVRTRTPSGEAIVILPEAEFERLRELAEDMLDTRTLDASERRLAADEEELLSEDDLAALRRAPSPLAFWRGRRGVAADVLAQLCAVEPSLLAEIERGGVTAEPALYQRLARALDVDVEDLAPEAAGA
- a CDS encoding type II toxin-antitoxin system RelE/ParE family toxin encodes the protein MGRSLVFTRAAARALSRMPRNTEEWIRGKLRQLADDPSALSNNVKALKGGDDRYRLRVGDWRVLFTIEADRIIVHEVGPRGSIYG
- the murB gene encoding UDP-N-acetylmuramate dehydrogenase; amino-acid sequence: MTAHSLIDAIRAAAPELRGRLLENQSLADLTWFRVGGPAQVLFSPADEEDLSAFLTALDPSVPVTVIGLGSNLIVRDGGIPGVTIRLGGKAFGSVEIDGETIRSGTAVPDMRLAKAAAEASLDGLAFFRGIPGSVGGALRMNAGAHGGETTDVLVEVRGIDRTGEVRRFTHAEMGFRYRHSSAPDDVIFTGATFRGRPGNREAIEAEMERVTAAREAAQPIRERTGGSTFKNPEGGKAWQLIDAAGCRGLILGGAQVSEMHCNFLINRGGATAADIEGLGEEVRRRVREHSGFELHWEIKRIGVAASLA